From cyanobiont of Ornithocercus magnificus:
TAAAATACCTTATCAAGCAATATTCCCGTACAAAATTACCTGGGTTAACCTATCTGTTAACAAACTTGCCCCCTAGAGCCGACTCTTGGTGAACTGCTCTGTTGAAGTTAGCAAGTTTGTTAACCTGCTCCTCTTAAAACGTACAAAGCACCAGCAATGATTTTTATTACCTCAATGCCTTTAAATCTGTTAGGAAGCTTGATATGGCCTTGGTTAAGTCCTTTAACCTATGAAGCCCTTATAAGTACATAGCGCTTGCCAGGTTCTGGCTCGATGCAGCGTATGGCTGACTTAATATCAGCAGCTGTGCTCTGAACTGAGCCCCGTACTTGTAGAAAGTTGCTTAGTAGCCCATGAAAGCTTATCTGTCCGCCAGTAGTACTAGCCAGAATAGTAGCTGGTTGGAAAAACTCAGCTAATTGCGGAGCTGCACTGCATCCCCGTATAAAAGTACCCAAACCAGGGATCTTGATATCTACCATCGGTGTAACCACCGCGTCAAGGTGGCAAAAAGTCACTGTGGGATCAAGAAAGCCATGGGGCTCTATGTATAAACTTCCCTGGGCATGCTCAAGGATATAACCATTTTCAATATTAGGTACTGGTGCTCCTGCTGTAGCTCGGATTTTAAGTTCCGCTAATTTTGTGCTATTGCCTGGCTTCAAGACAGTTACGTTGTTAAACCCAAGATTTTTAACAACCTTTCCAGCAGAAGCAGAACCCACTACCGGCAATTCACGAGGCAGTATTGACAGAGTTGGTGGATGGGTATGATCTGGTAAGCCTTGTGTAAGTAGTAGAAGATCAAGATGCTCAGGAATAGGCTCTTCATTAAGAAGATCGCCTCTTAATAGCCAAGAGCCTGGTGCAAAGCTCAATCTACCACGTAACCAGGGATCTACTAGCACACGCAAATTCCCAAGTTCAAACAACCAGCCATTAGAGCCATAGTAAGTTGCTGCTATTGTCACACAGAGTTAGCACGTCTTAGATAAACTTAGCGACAGCCAAGTTGCTCTTGGTAAAAGGACCTGATTGATTTTCTCTTTTGTTGCACTTCTTGTGGAGCCTCACACAACTCTCTGCTTGCAGAGACCCGAGGCAGCGAAGCGTTAACCCACCTGAACTAGGAATCATAAAGCTGTGCCTTTCTAGGAGAAGGAATCTCCGACGTTTACGGTGGGGAGGAAGTCAACGACCAAGTCCTGAGCGGTTTCTCCACCGAAGTCAGCACGAGGACGATCTACAGAGCTCTGGACTACCTGGTGGAGTACAAGCTGGTCCGCCGCGAGAAGCGCCACCGGCGTCGGCGCTGGAGCAATCAAGACTACTGGTACACCATTCCTACAGAGCAGCTTCCCCGACTAGCAGCCCACCGCAGTCTTTAAAAATTTTAAGCTAGATCCCGGCTTTACTTCGTCCCAGTAGACTTGTGCAAAACTCACGAGCTTCTCCGGGATTATATTTTTCTGATCCTAAGAGGTAAAAGACTCTAGGATTGGCAACTTTAAACACTGCCATAACAAACACCCCCAGCACAGTGTTCGGGACCATTTTGCCTCTCTTCTCTTCTGAGGATTCAAGGATATGGCCAGCTATTTCGAAATACTTTTTGTATTTGTCGGGGTGTCAGTTTCAACGCTCCAACTAACTCAATTGATGGTGTAATGCTGGCGCGATACGGCATCCGGGACATTGCAGTTCCGTTGCAATCCAGTCGTGTTAGCAGGCGGTTCCTGAACTCAAGCAGCGCTCTACGTAGCCGCAAAACTCAATACTTGCTGGATCAACTCGCCAATGCAGGCGGGCGTGAATGTATTTCGTAACCGTTGGTGTCTACCGATGGTACAAGGTCAAAAGCGAAATCGGCTGACGAGGTACTGGAGCTGATTCGGTTGCTCCCTGAGAGCTGGGGCAACATCATGAAGATCAGCAGGGTGTTTGGTGTCCGCCTTTGCGAAATCTCATTCATCGCCCTTGCCACTAATGACGATGGCGAACCCCAACTTCGCGTCACTAAGAGCAAGACGTACAACAACTGCGGCGGGGTTAAGGAACAAACCGATCCACGCTGGCTGGAAGCAGTGGCCGTCGACGGCACCACCTTTGATCTGGGAGAGAACTAGGATCAACTCAAGCTGCCGGCTACTGTGTCCGGGAAAAGCCTGGGTGCTGTTCTGCGACGCTTGCCCTACTCGGCAAAGCTGACGGCCGAATACGAAACCCGCGATGAATGGCTGCGGCCCTACTCATTTAGGGACACCTTCAGCGTCCGGGCACACGTAATCGTCAAGGACGACACCCTGATCGCCGCGGCAATGGGGCACATCGTGGAGGTGCACCACCACAGCTACAGGACGACAGAGTAGAGAAGCGTACGGACAGCTTTTGCGAAAGCAGGCGGCAATCACGTGGCATCGCTCAGCAAGCGTCAGCAGCAGATACAGCAACAACAATAGTCAGTAGAAATATGAGCATCTGGATTCCGTTAGAACATTTTTCGAAAGGGACTGTTTACATCCAGCAAGACTTTGCGTGGAGTAAATTAAGCAATCCAGATCTTCGGGGCACCAGGCTCCTCAAAATAGGAAAAAATGCAGATAAGTCAGTAAGGCTCTATCAACTAAATAGCTGGATAATTGAAGAGCTTAAACACAACAAGGGCAAGGAATTTAACGATCTTGAGGATTAGCTATCAAACCTGCAACCCACTAATAGACAATACTTATTTGGAACCAAGAAAAGTGCTGTAGAGGCCTTTCATGCAAATCTATATTGGTTCGACAGCTTGTAGTTCTTAGCTGACATTCAAGCAGCACAGGGAACAGGGGAACTTCTGAAAGTGCGCTATTGGGGGGAGGGGGGGATCTAGGCAAGGGCAAGAAAGATATATCTCGGTAGTCAACGTCTATGAAGTCCACTATCCAACGTGAGACGGCAGCAGGGTTGATCACTTTTGGAAAGCCGAAGTTCTCGAAAGAGATCTTGGCGAGGATAGTACTTACAGCGTAGATAAAGTAGAACCACTTGAGATAGTTCCAGAAGAGCTTGAGAACCTTCCCTACTTAGATACTGTCAGCCCAAGGCAGCAATACATAGAAGAAACATCACAGCGAGCCGAACAATTTCGCGCAAAATTAAAAGAGAGATCTAAGCAGCTAGGAAAAACCATGACCCGATAGAGGCTTATGATATAACTCAAGAGCAGCTAAAAATACTGGAAATAGCCTTTGACAGAGTAAAAACTAAACCAGATTTTATCAAGTTTAGAGAAGGATGGAATACCTTCACAAAATTCAGGCATCAACCAACAAAACTACCTGACTTATCAAGGCACGGCAATCAACGCCTTTACCCAAAAAGAGATGTTTAATTTGCAGATAAGTGGATAAATCTAGTGAATAATATCGCCATTAACCAATGTACGCGTGGGGAATGGCATCGAGGCCCCATACCGTTCGACTACATCACCTATTAGCAAAAGAAGGTCATGCTGAAGATGCAATGCGTCGACACGGTTACTAGTAGTAGCACAGCAAATGAGTTGACAATCAAGACTAGACGCTCCATAACCGCTAAAGACGGCCAGGAGATCTTGCGCAGGGTTGATCAACGGATGGTGACGCAATCGGTCGGTCAACTCCGCGCAGATAGCTGGAATACGATCTCGGTCGCTATAGGTTACAGAGAAGGCTATGATCAAGCGACGATTATCAATTTGACTGACATTTATCACCGACTGCTGCCCGAAAATTGCATTAGGAATAAACACTGGTTGGCGGTCATATGTTCGGAGTTGCGTGTAGAACCAACCAATCTTCTCTACCTCACCCGCGAGTGTTTCTGAGGGAATATCAATAAAGTCTCCAACCACAAAAGGCTTATTCAAATACAAAGAAAACCCGGTGAGTGAATCAGACACCACGCTTTGAGCTCCAAAGGCAACTGCTGCTGCGCCAAGGCCACCTGCTGTCACCAGCACCGTGACCGAAACGCCAAGCATGCCCAATACAGCCAATAGCCAAAGAACAAAAACACTGACCCCTAGAAGTTTGTCAAGGACGTCAGAGAGAAATAGTTTCTCCCTCGAATTCAGCCCAAAAGGCAATTGATCGGTAAATAGGCTTTGTCGACTCCGAAAATACCGGCGCCATCTTCCTAGCGTCCAAGCAGCACCACATATGAGCAAGAAACTATGAAGGCTTGAAACAGTGAGAAGACTTAGTCGTTCCTGCGCTGGAATCAATTGCAACAGCCAAGTACCCACACCCAAACTAATTACTGTGATACAAACACTCAGGCATGAAGTATTTGCAAGACCCCGCCAAGGCTGGCGACGTAAAAGAGTCGCTCCTAAAAGCTGCAGCAAAAGCCAAACCAATAAAGCAGCAGCTAATGAAAGCAGCGGACGCTCGAAGCGAAGTGGAAGAACTGGGA
This genomic window contains:
- a CDS encoding MBL fold metallo-hydrolase; translated protein: MTIAATYYGSNGWLFELGNLRVLVDPWLRGRLSFAPGSWLLRGDLLNEEPIPEHLDLLLLTQGLPDHTHPPTLSILPRELPVVGSASAGKVVKNLGFNNVTVLKPGNSTKLAELKIRATAGAPVPNIENGYILEHAQGSLYIEPHGFLDPTVTFCHLDAVVTPMVDIKIPGLGTFIRGCSAAPQLAEFFQPATILASTTGGQISFHGLLSNFLQVRGSVQSTAADIKSAIRCIEPEPGKRYVLIRAS
- a CDS encoding mechanosensitive ion channel protein MscS, yielding MFNFWVPVLPLRFERPLLSLAAALLVWLLLQLLGATLLRRQPWRGLANTSCLSVCITVISLGVGTWLLQLIPAQERLSLLTVSSLHSFLLICGAAWTLGRWRRYFRSRQSLFTDQLPFGLNSREKLFLSDVLDKLLGVSVFVLWLLAVLGMLGVSVTVLVTAGGLGAAAVAFGAQSVVSDSLTGFSLYLNKPFVVGDFIDIPSETLAGEVEKIGWFYTQLRTYDRQPVFIPNAIFGQQSVINVSQIDNRRLIIAFSVTYSDRDRIPAICAELTDRLRHHPLINPAQDLLAVFSGYGASSLDCQLICCATTSNRVDALHLQHDLLLLIGDVVERYGASMPFPTRTLVNGDIIH